From a region of the Calditrichota bacterium genome:
- the gatB gene encoding Asp-tRNA(Asn)/Glu-tRNA(Gln) amidotransferase subunit GatB produces MTLPEDFYTTIGLEVHAQLLTRTKMFCRCEAAYGEAPNSRTCPVCLGLPGALPVPNRKAVEMAARMGLAVGSRVAFKTKFDRKNYFYPDLPKGYQISQFDQPLCAGGEVVIRGSWGLKSVRIIRIHLEEDAGKSSHDDTDGTLVDLNRCGVPLIEIVSAPDLASPEEAYAYLLEVRRLVRWLGICDGNLEEGSLRCDANISVARAGDPPGTPVEIKNLNSFHGVQKALYYEIDRQQAALANGERIVRRTLLWDAGRGETRAMRSKESAHDYRYFPEPDLVELELTASWLANIELSLPELPPAMRDRYLALGIKADDAEVLTAEREIGLYFDEVLSHLPGDMPRAVRWVVGEALRWRKELGGGERFIVEASATCSLARLEASGAVSTIAAKTIYEEMARTGRSDSEAIMRERSLEQVRDESALEVAVRKVLDDNPSEVARYRAGELKLKGFFVGQAMKATAGKGDPKAVGEILNRLLG; encoded by the coding sequence CTGACACTACCGGAAGATTTCTACACCACCATCGGACTTGAGGTCCACGCTCAACTCCTGACGCGGACCAAGATGTTCTGCCGCTGCGAAGCCGCTTACGGCGAAGCCCCCAACAGCCGCACCTGCCCGGTCTGTCTGGGGCTGCCGGGTGCGCTTCCCGTCCCCAACCGGAAAGCCGTCGAGATGGCCGCCCGGATGGGGCTTGCCGTCGGGTCTCGGGTCGCCTTCAAGACCAAGTTCGACCGCAAGAACTATTTCTATCCCGACCTGCCGAAGGGCTACCAGATATCCCAGTTCGACCAGCCGCTCTGCGCCGGCGGCGAGGTCGTCATCCGGGGTAGTTGGGGCTTGAAATCTGTCCGCATCATCCGCATCCACCTCGAAGAGGATGCCGGCAAATCGTCGCACGACGACACCGACGGAACGCTCGTCGATCTGAACCGCTGCGGCGTGCCTTTGATCGAGATCGTCTCGGCGCCTGACCTTGCATCGCCCGAGGAGGCCTATGCCTACCTGCTCGAAGTCCGCCGGCTGGTGCGGTGGCTCGGCATCTGCGACGGCAACCTCGAGGAGGGCTCGCTGCGCTGCGACGCTAACATCTCGGTCGCGCGGGCTGGCGATCCGCCCGGGACGCCGGTCGAGATCAAGAACCTCAACTCGTTCCACGGCGTTCAGAAGGCGCTCTATTACGAGATCGATCGGCAACAGGCGGCGCTGGCGAATGGCGAGCGGATCGTCCGGCGGACGCTGCTCTGGGATGCCGGCAGGGGCGAAACGCGGGCGATGCGGTCGAAGGAGTCGGCGCACGACTATAGATACTTCCCGGAACCCGATCTGGTCGAACTGGAACTAACTGCGTCGTGGCTTGCGAATATCGAACTGAGCCTGCCGGAACTGCCCCCGGCAATGCGCGACCGGTATCTGGCGCTCGGCATCAAAGCCGACGACGCCGAAGTGCTGACCGCCGAACGTGAGATCGGACTCTATTTCGACGAGGTCTTGTCGCACCTGCCGGGCGATATGCCGCGCGCCGTCCGGTGGGTCGTTGGCGAAGCGCTCAGGTGGCGAAAGGAATTAGGCGGCGGCGAACGCTTCATCGTCGAAGCCTCTGCAACCTGTTCGCTTGCCAGATTGGAAGCCTCCGGCGCCGTTTCCACCATCGCCGCCAAGACCATCTACGAAGAAATGGCGCGCACTGGACGCAGTGATTCTGAAGCGATTATGCGCGAAAGGAGCCTTGAACAAGTGCGTGACGAAAGCGCGCTCGAAGTCGCCGTCCGCAAAGTGCTGGACGACAATCCGTCCGAAGTGGCGCGTTACCGAGCCGGGGAACTGAAGTTGAAAGGCTTTTTCGTTGGTCAGGCCATGAAGGCAACGGCGGGCAAGGGCGACCCTAAGGCGGTAGGGGAGATCCTCAACCGGTTGTTAGGATAG